A portion of the Edaphobacter lichenicola genome contains these proteins:
- the rplS gene encoding 50S ribosomal protein L19, translated as MSIHPIMQKLAAKYERTDLPVFAPGDTVRVQVKIREGEKERLQAFEGMVIACRKGAQGSFTVRKMSFGQGVERIFPYNSKVVDKVEKVRSYEVRRSKLFYLRGLRGKAARLREVERTAQ; from the coding sequence ATGTCTATTCATCCGATAATGCAGAAGCTGGCCGCGAAGTACGAGCGGACCGATCTACCCGTGTTCGCCCCTGGCGATACAGTTCGTGTTCAAGTTAAGATTCGTGAAGGTGAGAAAGAGCGTCTGCAGGCGTTTGAGGGCATGGTGATTGCCTGCCGCAAGGGCGCGCAGGGATCCTTTACCGTTCGCAAGATGAGCTTCGGCCAAGGCGTCGAGCGCATCTTCCCGTACAACTCAAAGGTTGTCGACAAGGTCGAGAAGGTTCGCTCTTACGAAGTTCGCCGTTCGAAGCTGTTCTACCTGCGCGGTCTGCGCGGCAAGGCTGCTCGTCTGCGCGAAGTTGAGCGCACCGCCCAGTAA
- a CDS encoding ribonuclease HII, translating into MASIPSPRAPRTVTAATAKQRMLKQLVCSDAPEQALRYYGFQRIAGVDEVGRGALFGPVVAAAVILPECLDELADAGLKDSKQLTREERESLDQKIRGMALAICIAEVDAETIDRVNIYQATRMAMLQAVVGLTMAPDHLLIDAMRLDHPCRQTKLIYGDALSLSIAAASVVAKVHRDALMRELDELHPGYGLASHKGYGTPEHRRALLEIGPCALHRRTFAPVRAVDPDAVLDQVVSAELLFDDADLEDAGWA; encoded by the coding sequence ATGGCCTCGATTCCCTCTCCACGCGCGCCCCGAACAGTAACTGCAGCTACCGCGAAACAGCGAATGCTGAAGCAGCTGGTTTGCAGCGATGCGCCAGAACAGGCTCTGCGATATTACGGATTCCAGCGGATCGCCGGCGTGGATGAGGTGGGGCGTGGGGCGCTGTTTGGGCCGGTGGTGGCTGCCGCGGTGATTCTGCCGGAGTGCCTGGATGAGTTGGCAGACGCAGGGTTGAAGGACTCCAAACAGCTCACACGGGAGGAGCGCGAGTCGCTTGACCAGAAGATACGCGGTATGGCGCTCGCGATCTGTATCGCTGAAGTCGATGCAGAGACGATCGACCGGGTCAATATCTATCAAGCAACGCGCATGGCGATGTTGCAGGCTGTTGTGGGGTTGACGATGGCTCCGGATCATCTGTTGATTGACGCGATGCGTCTTGATCATCCGTGCCGACAGACGAAGCTGATCTACGGGGATGCATTGAGTCTTTCTATCGCAGCGGCTTCGGTGGTTGCGAAGGTTCATCGCGATGCATTGATGCGTGAGCTGGATGAACTGCATCCCGGGTATGGACTGGCTTCCCATAAGGGTTATGGAACTCCAGAGCACAGGCGGGCACTGTTAGAGATTGGGCCCTGTGCGCTGCATCGGAGGACATTTGCACCGGTGCGAGCGGTGGATCCAGATGCGGTGTTGGACCAGGTTGTGTCGGCTGAACTGCTGTTTGACGATGCGGATCTGGAGGATGCGGGGTGGGCTTGA
- a CDS encoding PIG-L deacetylase family protein — protein MGLKLMCVVAHPDDECYAFGGALALAADRGVETYVVCLTDGQAATNRGDASSADALGKMRRDEFSASCKVLGVSHHELLDYQDGQLEFVNFSLAAGRLVERIRRYKPDVVITFGGDGGPNTHPDHMMVSMLTTAAFHWAGQAKRYRDAGALFKTKRLYYVTANFHLPDRPPAVPMPWTVNLDIRAVRERKIEAFRQHVSQAPLLEKTKEIFERYGAEEFYTLVAAAEPQAARLTTNLFDGLE, from the coding sequence GTGGGCTTGAAGTTGATGTGCGTGGTGGCGCACCCGGATGATGAGTGTTATGCGTTTGGTGGGGCGTTGGCGCTGGCGGCGGATCGCGGAGTTGAGACGTACGTCGTCTGCCTAACGGATGGGCAGGCGGCAACAAACCGTGGGGATGCGTCGAGTGCAGACGCGCTGGGGAAGATGCGACGGGATGAGTTTTCTGCCTCGTGTAAAGTGCTCGGGGTATCGCACCACGAGCTTCTGGACTATCAGGATGGGCAGCTGGAGTTCGTCAACTTCTCGTTGGCTGCGGGAAGGCTGGTGGAGCGGATACGGCGTTACAAGCCGGATGTCGTCATCACGTTTGGTGGAGACGGCGGCCCGAATACGCATCCAGACCACATGATGGTGTCGATGCTGACGACCGCAGCATTCCACTGGGCGGGGCAAGCGAAACGATATCGGGATGCCGGTGCTCTCTTCAAGACCAAACGGTTGTATTACGTTACTGCGAACTTCCATCTGCCAGACAGACCGCCTGCTGTGCCCATGCCATGGACCGTGAACCTCGATATCCGTGCGGTGAGAGAACGCAAGATCGAGGCTTTTCGTCAACATGTTTCGCAGGCACCGCTGCTGGAGAAGACGAAGGAGATCTTCGAACGATATGGTGCGGAGGAGTTTTATACCTTGGTGGCTGCGGCAGAGCCGCAAGCTGCGCGGTTGACGACCAATTTATTCGACGGGTTGGAATAG
- the pdxH gene encoding pyridoxamine 5'-phosphate oxidase, producing MDQIELETAVDPLTLFRAWMKDAVAGEVNDPDAVALATATPDGVPSARMVLMKRLDERGFCFYTNAESQKGSELAVNSHAAMCFHWKSLRRQVRISGTVAELPGADADAYFHSRSRLSQLGAVASQQSRVLASREMLVDRVQELEQEFPGEIPRPDYWRGYVLRPERIEFWKDGEGRLHDRFLFSRNGDGWRKVRLFP from the coding sequence ATGGATCAGATTGAACTAGAGACTGCAGTTGATCCACTTACGCTGTTTCGCGCATGGATGAAGGACGCGGTGGCTGGGGAGGTGAATGATCCAGATGCAGTGGCGCTGGCGACTGCGACGCCGGACGGGGTGCCCAGTGCGCGCATGGTATTGATGAAGCGACTGGACGAGAGGGGATTCTGTTTCTATACGAATGCGGAGAGCCAGAAGGGCTCGGAGTTAGCTGTGAATTCGCATGCGGCGATGTGTTTTCACTGGAAGTCGCTGCGGCGGCAGGTGCGGATCTCTGGCACAGTGGCGGAGTTGCCGGGTGCGGATGCAGATGCTTACTTTCACAGTCGATCGAGGTTGAGTCAGCTTGGGGCAGTGGCTTCGCAGCAGAGTCGAGTGCTGGCATCGCGGGAGATGCTGGTCGATCGGGTGCAGGAGTTGGAGCAAGAGTTTCCAGGGGAGATTCCGCGGCCTGACTATTGGCGAGGTTATGTGTTGCGGCCGGAGCGGATCGAGTTCTGGAAGGATGGCGAAGGCCGTTTGCATGACCGGTTTTTGTTTTCAAGGAACGGCGATGGGTGGCGTAAGGTGCGTTTATTTCCGTAG
- a CDS encoding cupin — protein MKPIDRRQFAAGIVAATVGINKAMASESTSITPQQIHLKPNGWMPNSPLPVLFYRSALKSNTDLAADMERTFTTNGWPPQWRNGVYSFHHYHSTAHEVLGFANGHADLVLGGEGGEPVTVHAGDILVLPTGTGHCRISASEDFLVIGAYPENEHWDICRTAPTPAMLESMRRVTFPSSDPLTGPSGALPKLWTPPTPENPKT, from the coding sequence ATGAAGCCGATCGACCGCAGGCAATTCGCCGCTGGAATCGTAGCGGCAACCGTCGGAATCAACAAAGCCATGGCATCAGAATCTACGTCCATCACCCCGCAACAAATTCATCTGAAGCCAAACGGCTGGATGCCCAACAGCCCTCTTCCTGTTCTGTTCTATCGAAGCGCGCTCAAATCCAACACCGACCTGGCCGCTGACATGGAGCGCACCTTCACCACCAACGGATGGCCTCCCCAATGGCGCAACGGGGTCTACTCCTTCCACCACTACCACTCCACCGCCCACGAGGTACTGGGCTTCGCCAACGGCCACGCCGACCTCGTCCTCGGCGGCGAAGGAGGCGAGCCTGTCACCGTCCACGCCGGAGATATCCTCGTCCTCCCCACCGGAACCGGCCACTGCCGCATCTCCGCCTCGGAGGACTTCCTCGTCATCGGAGCCTATCCCGAGAACGAGCACTGGGACATATGCCGCACCGCCCCCACTCCCGCGATGCTTGAGAGCATGCGGCGTGTCACCTTCCCCTCCTCGGACCCACTTACCGGACCCTCCGGCGCCCTCCCAAAACTCTGGACACCGCCGACACCGGAAAACCCAAAAACATAA
- a CDS encoding GNAT family N-acetyltransferase, which translates to MEQIRAATRQDAGAIARVHVESWKTTYAGIVPEAYLASLNEMEREASWQEWLTLDVDVFVAEMDGEVVGFVSGGALREPVEEFDAELFAIYLLQREQGRGIGTALLRRLAGSLKDRGFRSMAVWVLEDNASGRFYTQSGALRVRSKEMEVGGVMLPVVAYGWADLGAIESGA; encoded by the coding sequence ATGGAGCAGATTCGAGCGGCGACGAGACAAGATGCGGGTGCAATTGCCCGTGTCCATGTGGAGAGTTGGAAGACGACTTACGCGGGGATTGTGCCGGAGGCCTATCTGGCCAGCCTGAACGAGATGGAGCGTGAGGCTTCGTGGCAGGAGTGGCTGACACTTGATGTGGATGTGTTCGTTGCAGAGATGGATGGTGAGGTTGTCGGGTTTGTGAGCGGAGGAGCGCTTCGCGAACCCGTTGAAGAGTTCGATGCGGAGTTGTTTGCGATTTACCTGCTACAGCGTGAGCAGGGGCGCGGGATCGGAACGGCTCTTTTGCGGAGGCTGGCTGGGTCGTTGAAGGACAGAGGCTTCAGGAGCATGGCGGTATGGGTACTCGAAGATAATGCCTCCGGTCGTTTTTATACGCAGTCGGGAGCGTTGCGGGTACGTTCCAAGGAGATGGAAGTCGGTGGGGTGATGCTGCCTGTGGTGGCTTATGGTTGGGCTGACCTTGGGGCCATTGAGTCAGGTGCGTGA
- a CDS encoding PIG-L family deacetylase, with amino-acid sequence MTSTRVVAVLGAVSVVGLAVVAGGFARGPVRAQVRDRVVRDPANLTGEQVRPAVVVRDIPANEGATALWQSLVKLRTRASLMMIVAHPDDEDGGMLTYESRGQGAHVAMLTLTRGEGGQNLMSGDFDGALGLVRTQELLAAGRYMGIDQMWGTEVDFGFSKTKEESFENWGHDRVLYDAVRAVRLYRPLVVTAVFVGGITDGHGQHQVSGEMAQEVFDAAGDPKVFPDQIASGLQPWSPLKVYGRVPYFSVSEKGMYDYATGKYAPARFYNYVTKEWTTKTPTENVVVPEGDYSPVLGMSYLQFARMGLGLQKTQNGGMGIPAAGEFDVPYTRYGSRVSASAAPTDREKNFFDGIDVSLVGMATLAPGETGFLKQDLAKIDGLLQQAMTGYCIDAPEKIAPLLRDGLRATDDLITKVELSGLTAREKFDLLHELRVKRVQFNDAIVQALGLSLRAQVAGRAENGSFARFGDGADTFVTAVPGQSFGVQIRVVNGSKVAVKWKTALLESNAGAVAESGGASAAGKTIVSGLAFEDAYQVKLPEDAKVTRPPFSRTDIGKSYYEVADPAMRNASLPLPALTAWVTVDYDGVDVKLGQEVQTLHRVTGLGTVYEPLVVAPAISVSVSPAAGVVPLTEKTLMVTADVKSNVKGPASGTVKLELPKGWTASPEQAEFSLVKDGDSVAVPFVVTPGKMAETAYTMTAVATFMGKEYREGYKTVGYAGLLPTNLYRPATYQARGADVKIAPGLKVGYLPGTGDEVQASLENLGVHATTLTMDDITAGKLAGYDVVVLGVRAYAAHPGLAAANGQLLNYAKNGGVLIVQYNSGSFGYGPYPSSLGSNERVVDETSPVKLLMPENPLLSWPNKITERDFDGWVEERGHGFMGSWDPQYQALLETHDPGQDPQKGGLLVAKTGKGVYVYVAFALYRELPEGVPGAYRLFANLLSLGKASSH; translated from the coding sequence ATGACTTCTACGCGGGTAGTTGCGGTTCTGGGTGCGGTGTCGGTAGTGGGCCTCGCAGTGGTGGCGGGTGGATTTGCCAGGGGTCCGGTTCGGGCTCAGGTTCGAGATCGGGTGGTACGCGATCCGGCGAATCTGACGGGTGAACAGGTGCGGCCTGCGGTGGTGGTGCGGGATATTCCGGCGAATGAGGGAGCGACTGCGCTGTGGCAGAGCCTGGTGAAGCTGCGGACACGGGCGAGCTTGATGATGATTGTGGCACATCCTGATGACGAAGATGGCGGGATGCTGACGTATGAGTCGCGTGGGCAGGGCGCGCATGTTGCGATGTTGACGCTGACTCGGGGTGAGGGTGGGCAAAATTTGATGTCTGGCGACTTCGATGGCGCGCTGGGGCTGGTGCGGACGCAGGAGCTGCTGGCGGCGGGTCGTTACATGGGGATCGACCAGATGTGGGGAACCGAGGTGGACTTTGGTTTTTCGAAGACGAAGGAGGAGAGCTTCGAGAACTGGGGACACGATCGCGTGCTGTACGACGCGGTGAGGGCGGTGAGGCTGTATCGGCCGCTGGTGGTGACGGCGGTGTTTGTGGGCGGAATTACGGATGGGCATGGACAGCACCAGGTGTCGGGTGAGATGGCACAGGAGGTGTTCGATGCGGCGGGAGATCCGAAGGTGTTTCCGGATCAGATTGCTTCGGGGCTGCAGCCGTGGAGCCCGCTCAAGGTGTATGGGCGGGTGCCGTATTTTTCTGTGTCGGAAAAAGGGATGTACGACTACGCGACGGGTAAGTACGCTCCGGCGCGGTTCTACAACTATGTGACGAAGGAGTGGACAACGAAGACTCCAACGGAGAATGTGGTGGTGCCGGAGGGAGACTACAGCCCGGTGTTGGGGATGAGCTATCTGCAGTTCGCGCGGATGGGGTTGGGGTTGCAGAAGACGCAGAATGGCGGGATGGGTATTCCGGCAGCGGGGGAGTTTGATGTGCCGTATACCCGGTATGGGTCGAGGGTAAGTGCGAGCGCCGCACCGACTGACCGGGAGAAAAACTTTTTCGATGGGATCGATGTTTCGCTGGTAGGGATGGCTACGTTAGCTCCGGGTGAGACGGGTTTTCTGAAGCAGGATCTCGCGAAGATCGATGGGCTGTTGCAGCAGGCGATGACGGGATATTGCATCGATGCTCCTGAGAAGATTGCGCCGTTGTTGCGGGATGGTTTGCGTGCTACCGACGATTTGATTACGAAGGTAGAGCTGAGTGGGCTGACGGCTCGCGAGAAGTTCGACCTATTGCATGAGCTGCGGGTGAAACGAGTGCAGTTCAACGATGCGATTGTGCAGGCGTTGGGACTGAGCCTGCGAGCACAGGTGGCTGGGCGTGCGGAGAATGGGTCATTTGCGCGGTTCGGCGATGGTGCGGATACGTTTGTGACTGCGGTGCCTGGGCAGAGCTTTGGCGTGCAGATACGCGTGGTGAATGGGAGTAAGGTGGCGGTGAAGTGGAAGACGGCTCTGTTGGAGTCGAACGCAGGGGCCGTTGCAGAGAGCGGGGGGGCTTCGGCGGCTGGGAAGACAATTGTGAGTGGGCTGGCGTTTGAGGATGCGTACCAGGTGAAGCTGCCTGAAGATGCGAAGGTGACGAGGCCGCCGTTTTCGCGGACTGATATTGGGAAGTCTTACTACGAGGTGGCCGATCCGGCGATGCGGAATGCTTCGCTTCCCTTGCCTGCGCTGACGGCGTGGGTGACGGTGGACTATGACGGCGTGGATGTGAAGCTTGGCCAAGAGGTGCAGACGCTGCATCGGGTGACGGGACTGGGGACGGTGTATGAGCCGCTGGTGGTGGCTCCGGCGATCTCTGTTTCGGTATCGCCTGCTGCTGGCGTGGTGCCGCTGACCGAGAAGACGCTGATGGTGACCGCAGATGTGAAGAGCAATGTGAAGGGACCGGCTTCGGGGACGGTGAAGCTTGAGTTGCCGAAGGGATGGACGGCATCGCCGGAGCAGGCGGAGTTTTCGTTGGTGAAGGATGGGGATTCGGTGGCGGTGCCGTTTGTTGTGACTCCGGGAAAGATGGCGGAGACGGCTTATACGATGACTGCCGTTGCGACCTTTATGGGGAAGGAGTATCGCGAGGGGTATAAGACGGTGGGATATGCGGGGCTGTTGCCGACGAATCTTTATCGGCCTGCGACGTACCAGGCGCGTGGTGCGGATGTGAAGATTGCGCCGGGTTTGAAGGTGGGGTATCTGCCGGGGACTGGAGATGAGGTGCAGGCGTCGCTGGAGAATCTTGGCGTGCATGCGACGACGTTGACGATGGACGATATTACTGCGGGGAAGCTCGCCGGGTATGACGTGGTGGTGCTTGGTGTGCGAGCGTATGCGGCGCACCCTGGGCTTGCGGCGGCGAATGGTCAGTTGTTGAACTATGCGAAGAATGGCGGCGTGTTGATTGTGCAGTACAACTCGGGCAGCTTCGGCTATGGGCCGTATCCTTCTTCTCTGGGGAGCAACGAGAGAGTTGTGGATGAGACTTCGCCGGTGAAGCTGCTGATGCCCGAGAATCCGCTGCTAAGCTGGCCTAACAAGATTACGGAGAGGGACTTCGACGGCTGGGTGGAGGAGCGGGGGCACGGATTTATGGGGAGTTGGGATCCGCAGTACCAGGCGCTGTTGGAGACGCATGATCCGGGGCAGGATCCGCAGAAGGGTGGGTTGCTGGTGGCGAAGACAGGTAAAGGCGTTTATGTCTATGTGGCGTTTGCGCTGTACAGGGAGCTGCCGGAGGGTGTGCCGGGCGCGTATCGGCTGTTTGCCAATCTGCTGAGTTTGGGTAAGGCTTCGAGCCACTAG
- a CDS encoding 2-keto-4-pentenoate hydratase: MMTGAREEQLISAARMLMDARRTHEPIDDLPEELRPTTVDEAYFIQDRLSLVYGTVGGWKVGAPTPEATPMFAPMPLSRMAPSGVVIKETEHRFRGLEAEIAFLLGKDLPPRDTAYSMDEVVAAIASCHPVIEVLESGLTAPLSATRLSMIADLQMHGGFVYGAPVADWQKIDFTKENVVLAVDGVVRVDRTGSNTSGNLMRLLPWLANEGAARTGGLKAGQWVTTGSWTGAELADAGTTADVRFATAGDVHLRFE; this comes from the coding sequence ATGATGACTGGTGCTCGAGAAGAACAACTGATCAGTGCGGCGCGGATGTTGATGGACGCTCGCCGAACCCATGAACCAATTGACGACTTGCCTGAAGAGTTGCGGCCGACGACGGTGGACGAGGCGTACTTTATTCAGGACAGGCTGAGCCTGGTGTACGGAACTGTCGGCGGGTGGAAGGTGGGGGCTCCGACGCCTGAGGCCACACCGATGTTTGCGCCGATGCCGCTCTCGCGGATGGCTCCGAGTGGAGTGGTGATCAAGGAGACGGAGCATCGCTTCCGTGGGCTGGAGGCGGAGATTGCGTTTCTGCTGGGGAAGGATCTGCCGCCGAGGGATACGGCTTACTCGATGGACGAGGTGGTGGCTGCGATTGCGAGCTGCCATCCTGTGATTGAGGTGCTGGAGAGTGGATTGACGGCGCCGCTGAGTGCGACGCGCTTGTCGATGATCGCTGATCTGCAGATGCATGGTGGGTTCGTGTATGGTGCGCCGGTTGCCGATTGGCAGAAGATCGATTTTACGAAGGAGAACGTCGTTCTCGCGGTGGACGGTGTGGTGCGGGTGGATCGGACGGGCTCGAATACGTCGGGTAATTTGATGCGGTTGCTGCCGTGGCTCGCTAATGAGGGTGCGGCACGCACTGGCGGTCTGAAGGCAGGACAGTGGGTGACGACGGGGAGCTGGACTGGAGCGGAGTTGGCAGACGCTGGGACGACTGCTGATGTTAGGTTTGCGACTGCGGGCGATGTTCATCTGCGGTTTGAGTAG
- the aceB gene encoding malate synthase A — protein MKSAKSVEFVAPATGRYAEILTPEAVAFVVGLQRTFNEQRKELLEARVARQRRLDAGERPDFLKETKAIRESEWVVEPLPADLLDRRVEITGPVDRKMIINALNSGAKVFMADFEDSTTPTWENLIDGQLNLRDAVRRTITFDDEKTGKSYKLIEKPAVLFVRARGWHLEERHLLVDGEPMSGSLFDFGLYAFHNAKELLARGSGPYFYLPKMESHLEARLWNDVFIKAEGELGIPGGSIKATVLIETILATFEMDEILWELKDHSAGLNCGRWDYIFSFIKKFAGDTTVLLPDRGQVTMTTHFMRSYSKLAIKTCHRRGVSAMGGMSAFIPIKSDPVANEKALTQVRADKEREATDGHDGTWVAHPGLVPVALEVFDRVMPQANQISKQLPDYHVTADDLLQIPEGTISEAGVRQNVAVGLGYVEAWLRGIGCVPLFNLMEDAATAEISRAQLWQWVHHKAVMEDGLPVTVAMVDAEIADELERAKAGVDAKRYLAYVRAAELMRELVRSPKFVDFLTVPAYERVMAEGL, from the coding sequence ATGAAGTCGGCTAAGAGTGTGGAGTTTGTTGCTCCCGCGACGGGACGGTACGCGGAGATTTTGACGCCGGAGGCGGTGGCCTTTGTGGTGGGTTTGCAGCGCACGTTCAACGAACAGCGAAAAGAGTTGCTGGAGGCTCGCGTGGCGCGGCAACGACGGTTGGATGCGGGTGAGCGTCCGGATTTTTTGAAGGAGACGAAGGCGATTCGCGAGAGCGAGTGGGTGGTCGAGCCGCTGCCTGCGGATCTGCTCGATCGGCGGGTGGAGATTACTGGGCCGGTGGATCGGAAGATGATCATCAATGCGCTGAATAGTGGCGCGAAGGTGTTCATGGCGGACTTTGAGGACTCGACGACGCCGACGTGGGAGAACTTGATTGATGGGCAGTTGAATCTGCGGGACGCAGTGCGGCGGACGATCACGTTTGACGATGAAAAGACCGGAAAGAGTTACAAACTGATTGAGAAGCCTGCGGTGTTGTTTGTGCGAGCCCGTGGTTGGCATCTGGAGGAGCGACATCTGCTTGTCGATGGTGAGCCGATGTCGGGGTCGCTGTTCGACTTTGGCCTGTATGCGTTTCATAACGCGAAGGAGTTGCTGGCGCGGGGATCGGGGCCTTACTTTTATCTGCCGAAGATGGAGAGTCATCTTGAGGCGAGGCTCTGGAACGATGTGTTCATCAAGGCCGAAGGTGAGCTTGGAATCCCCGGAGGATCGATCAAGGCGACGGTGCTGATCGAGACGATTCTGGCTACGTTTGAGATGGATGAGATTCTTTGGGAGCTGAAGGACCACTCGGCTGGATTGAACTGCGGACGGTGGGATTACATCTTCAGCTTTATTAAAAAATTTGCGGGGGATACGACCGTGCTGCTGCCTGACCGTGGTCAGGTGACGATGACGACTCACTTCATGCGGAGCTACTCGAAGCTGGCGATTAAGACTTGTCATCGACGTGGGGTGAGTGCGATGGGCGGGATGAGCGCGTTTATTCCGATCAAGAGCGATCCGGTGGCAAATGAGAAGGCACTGACGCAGGTGAGGGCGGATAAGGAGCGCGAGGCGACCGATGGGCATGATGGAACGTGGGTCGCGCATCCGGGTCTTGTGCCGGTGGCGTTGGAGGTTTTTGATCGTGTGATGCCGCAGGCGAATCAGATTTCGAAGCAACTGCCGGATTATCACGTGACGGCTGACGATCTGCTGCAGATTCCCGAGGGGACGATCTCGGAGGCTGGTGTGCGGCAGAATGTTGCAGTCGGGCTTGGATATGTGGAGGCCTGGCTGCGCGGGATTGGATGCGTGCCGCTGTTCAACCTGATGGAAGATGCGGCGACAGCGGAGATCAGCCGGGCACAGCTTTGGCAGTGGGTTCACCACAAGGCGGTGATGGAGGATGGCCTGCCGGTGACCGTGGCGATGGTGGACGCGGAGATCGCGGATGAGCTTGAACGAGCGAAGGCTGGTGTGGATGCGAAGCGGTACTTGGCTTATGTGCGGGCGGCGGAGTTGATGCGGGAGTTGGTGCGGTCGCCGAAGTTTGTGGATTTCTTGACGGTGCCGGCTTACGAACGGGTGATGGCGGAGGGGCTTTAG
- a CDS encoding dimethylarginine dimethylaminohydrolase family protein yields MSTHQIDLTTANALTVAYKPEPTPAVATFLMCPPKLYDVNYVINPWMAGNVHASSRARAAEQWQRLYEAVSTIADVRLIEPQPGSPDMVFTANAGLERNGTVAISSFFHPERQGEEPHFRRWFHEAGYTVLDTPRATPFEGEGDALFSTDGTRLWVGYGPRTVASSHHPLRKVWGIEVTSLHLIDPRFYHLDTCFAPLDGGYVMYFPEAFDRASLDKIEAFYPAEKRIIVAEADAVCFACNAINVDRTIILNNVSSDLRQQLEACGFDIIEVTLTEFLKAGGAAKCLVMKLSRPTL; encoded by the coding sequence ATGAGCACGCACCAGATTGACCTGACCACCGCGAACGCATTAACTGTTGCCTACAAGCCAGAGCCCACTCCCGCAGTAGCAACCTTTCTGATGTGCCCCCCCAAGCTCTACGACGTTAACTACGTCATCAACCCCTGGATGGCCGGCAACGTCCACGCCTCCTCGCGAGCCCGCGCCGCCGAGCAGTGGCAGCGTCTCTACGAAGCCGTCAGCACCATCGCGGACGTCCGGCTCATCGAGCCTCAACCCGGCTCCCCCGACATGGTCTTCACCGCCAACGCCGGCCTCGAGCGCAATGGCACCGTCGCCATCAGCAGCTTCTTCCACCCCGAGCGTCAGGGCGAAGAGCCGCACTTCCGCCGCTGGTTCCACGAAGCTGGTTACACCGTCCTCGACACCCCCCGTGCCACGCCCTTCGAAGGCGAAGGCGATGCACTCTTCTCCACCGACGGTACTCGCCTCTGGGTCGGCTATGGCCCGCGCACCGTCGCCTCCAGCCATCACCCATTACGCAAAGTCTGGGGCATCGAAGTCACCTCGCTCCACCTGATCGATCCTCGCTTCTACCACCTCGACACCTGCTTCGCTCCACTCGACGGCGGCTACGTCATGTACTTTCCCGAAGCCTTCGACCGCGCCTCCCTCGACAAGATCGAAGCCTTCTATCCCGCCGAAAAGCGCATCATCGTCGCCGAAGCCGATGCGGTCTGCTTCGCTTGCAACGCGATCAACGTCGACCGCACCATCATCCTCAACAACGTCAGCAGCGACCTGCGCCAGCAACTCGAAGCCTGTGGCTTCGACATCATCGAAGTCACTCTCACCGAGTTCCTCAAAGCCGGCGGCGCCGCCAAGTGTCTAGTGATGAAACTAAGCCGACCCACACTCTAA
- a CDS encoding family 43 glycosylhydrolase: protein MRITIRVLAALLLFVLVASIFYFSSRTTLAPVWLDNRGKPIQAHGGGILKVGDEFFWFGEDRTQGLDPTRKYVACYSSKDLSHWTFRNQVLKLSDPENLGPGWLVERPKVFYNEKTNKYVMYLHLDDKSYKFARVAIAVSNTVDGDYHYLKSFRPLDMESRDIGQFIDDDGTAYLIFESRPTKGFVIAKLSDDYLNVEKQMSLVPKPLEGGALVHYDGLYYVIGSHLSGWTPNSNVYATSPSLEGPWTEFKDIAPPEKKTYDSQSSMLLKVVGDKTTTVLFMADQWEPKALWDSRYLWMPLEIGDGKLHLPPPKSWAIDVKTGVVTYKNRLWN from the coding sequence GTGCGCATTACGATCCGCGTTCTAGCAGCCTTGCTCCTCTTCGTACTCGTCGCTTCAATCTTCTACTTCAGCAGCCGGACGACACTAGCCCCGGTATGGCTCGACAATCGCGGCAAGCCGATTCAGGCTCACGGTGGCGGCATACTAAAAGTCGGAGACGAATTTTTCTGGTTCGGCGAAGACCGCACCCAGGGCCTCGATCCCACTCGAAAGTATGTCGCCTGCTACTCGTCGAAAGACCTCTCCCACTGGACCTTTCGCAACCAGGTCCTCAAACTTTCTGATCCTGAAAATCTGGGCCCGGGATGGCTCGTCGAACGTCCCAAGGTCTTCTACAACGAAAAAACAAACAAGTACGTCATGTATCTCCATCTTGACGATAAGAGTTACAAATTCGCTCGCGTCGCCATCGCGGTAAGCAACACAGTAGACGGGGACTACCACTACCTCAAGAGCTTTCGCCCGCTCGACATGGAGAGCCGCGACATCGGCCAGTTCATCGACGACGACGGTACAGCCTACCTCATCTTCGAAAGCCGCCCGACCAAAGGCTTCGTCATCGCAAAGCTCTCCGACGACTACCTCAACGTAGAAAAGCAGATGAGCCTCGTCCCCAAGCCGCTCGAGGGCGGAGCGCTCGTCCACTACGACGGCCTCTACTACGTCATCGGCTCGCATCTCTCCGGCTGGACTCCAAACTCCAACGTCTACGCCACCTCGCCCAGCCTCGAAGGTCCGTGGACGGAGTTCAAAGATATAGCTCCACCAGAAAAGAAAACCTACGACTCACAATCCAGCATGTTGCTAAAGGTAGTGGGTGACAAAACAACCACAGTCCTCTTCATGGCAGACCAATGGGAACCAAAAGCTCTGTGGGACTCACGCTACTTGTGGATGCCGCTCGAGATAGGAGACGGAAAACTCCACCTCCCACCGCCAAAATCCTGGGCGATCGACGTCAAAACCGGAGTCGTGACATATAAGAATCGCTTATGGAACTAA